One Kribbella sp. NBC_00662 genomic region harbors:
- a CDS encoding MerR family transcriptional regulator, giving the protein MKIGELAAKTGVAPRLLRYYEEVGILTPWRAPNGYRSYGEPAVDRVLQIRELLEAGLTTDMIREVLPCLDAQNEDGEAPTCPDIDVTELDGLRRHLAAIKRRIDILRRNERAIKAYLKVRAENTSVPPTAAGEVVAMVGRP; this is encoded by the coding sequence ATGAAGATCGGCGAGCTGGCGGCGAAGACCGGAGTGGCGCCGCGGCTGCTGCGTTACTACGAAGAGGTCGGCATCCTGACCCCGTGGCGGGCACCCAACGGATACCGCAGCTACGGCGAGCCCGCCGTCGACCGCGTCCTGCAGATCCGCGAACTGCTGGAAGCGGGCTTGACGACGGACATGATCCGCGAGGTCCTGCCCTGTCTCGATGCGCAGAACGAGGATGGGGAGGCTCCGACCTGCCCGGACATCGACGTGACGGAGCTGGACGGGCTGCGTCGACACCTCGCTGCCATCAAGCGCCGCATCGACATACTCCGGCGCAACGAGCGGGCCATCAAGGCGTATCTGAAAGTCCGCGCGGAAAACACCAGTGTCCCCCCGACAGCGGCCGGCGAAGTCGTGGCGATGGTCGGGCGGCCCTAG
- a CDS encoding alpha-1,4-glucan--maltose-1-phosphate maltosyltransferase, which produces MTGRIPITEVSPTVDAGAYPAKAAVGETFTIAATVFREGHDAVNANVVLTSPSGQTRRMLMSPVGQGSDRWTVDVTLQEQGAWTFAVEGWSDPYGTWRHNAEIKVPAGLDVDLMFAEGAAFFDRAAAGVPPAVRADRGTLSDAAHALANGALPPEARLAAGISPQVRAALGRYPVRELITSSETYPVWVDRTRALYGSWYEFFPRSEGATYDEESGHWKSGTFRTAAQRLEAVAKMGFDILYLPPIHPIGHSFRKGPNNTLDPKPGDPGSPWAIGSEDGGHDAIHPELGTFEDFEYFVGRAREVGLEVAIDLALQASPDHPWVKDHPKWFAKRADGSIAYAENPPKKYQDIYPINFDDDPEGIYAEVLRIVKLWISKGVTVFRVDNPHTKPVNFWEYLLGEIRKTDPDVVFLSEAFTRRPMMRELAKVGFHQSYTYFTWRNEKWELEEYLTELTKETGHYLRPNFFVNTPDILTAYLQYGGPGAFKIRAAIASTSSPAWGVYAGYELFEHVALRPGSEEYLDTEKFQLRPRDWAAAEAEGRSLAPYLTLLNNIRRRHPSLQQLRNLSLHTVDDEAIMCYSKRSTAPDGHTDTVIVVVNTDPHSVRESMVHLDMAALGMRPEDTFTVYDEISGATWRWGQQNYIKLDPNGEPAHILAVRRGQA; this is translated from the coding sequence ATGACTGGGCGCATCCCGATCACCGAGGTCAGCCCGACCGTCGACGCCGGAGCGTATCCGGCCAAGGCGGCGGTCGGCGAGACGTTCACCATCGCGGCCACGGTTTTCCGCGAAGGCCACGACGCGGTGAACGCGAACGTCGTACTGACGTCGCCGTCGGGACAGACCAGACGCATGCTGATGAGCCCTGTGGGCCAGGGCTCCGACCGCTGGACCGTCGACGTGACGCTGCAGGAGCAGGGCGCGTGGACTTTCGCGGTCGAGGGCTGGAGCGACCCGTACGGGACGTGGCGGCACAACGCCGAGATCAAGGTCCCGGCCGGCCTCGACGTCGACCTGATGTTCGCCGAGGGCGCAGCGTTCTTCGATCGCGCGGCGGCCGGCGTACCGCCCGCGGTGCGTGCCGACCGCGGGACGTTGAGCGATGCGGCGCACGCGTTGGCGAACGGCGCGTTGCCGCCGGAAGCGCGGCTGGCGGCAGGCATCTCGCCGCAGGTCCGGGCCGCTCTCGGTCGCTACCCGGTGCGCGAGCTGATCACGTCGTCGGAGACCTACCCGGTGTGGGTCGACCGGACGCGTGCGCTGTACGGCAGCTGGTACGAGTTCTTCCCGCGGTCCGAGGGTGCGACGTACGACGAGGAATCCGGTCACTGGAAGTCCGGCACCTTCCGTACCGCGGCGCAGCGGCTCGAGGCCGTCGCGAAGATGGGCTTCGACATCCTCTACCTGCCGCCGATCCACCCGATCGGCCACTCGTTCCGCAAGGGCCCGAACAACACCCTCGACCCGAAGCCGGGTGACCCGGGTTCGCCGTGGGCGATCGGCTCCGAGGACGGCGGCCACGACGCGATCCACCCGGAGCTCGGCACGTTCGAGGACTTCGAGTACTTCGTCGGCCGCGCCCGCGAGGTCGGACTCGAGGTCGCGATCGACCTTGCCCTGCAGGCGTCGCCCGACCACCCGTGGGTGAAGGACCACCCGAAGTGGTTCGCGAAACGCGCCGACGGCTCGATCGCGTACGCCGAGAACCCGCCGAAGAAGTACCAGGACATCTACCCGATCAACTTCGACGACGACCCCGAAGGCATCTACGCCGAAGTACTGCGGATCGTCAAGCTGTGGATCTCCAAGGGCGTCACGGTGTTCCGGGTCGACAACCCGCACACCAAGCCGGTCAACTTCTGGGAGTACCTGCTCGGCGAGATCCGCAAGACCGACCCGGACGTGGTGTTCCTGTCCGAGGCGTTCACACGGCGGCCGATGATGCGCGAGCTGGCGAAGGTCGGCTTCCACCAGTCGTACACCTACTTCACCTGGCGCAACGAGAAGTGGGAGCTCGAGGAGTACCTCACCGAGCTCACCAAGGAGACGGGGCACTACCTGCGTCCGAACTTCTTCGTGAACACGCCGGACATCTTGACGGCGTACCTGCAGTACGGCGGACCGGGCGCGTTCAAGATCCGCGCGGCGATCGCGTCGACGTCGTCGCCGGCCTGGGGTGTGTACGCCGGGTACGAACTGTTCGAGCATGTCGCGCTGCGGCCGGGCTCCGAGGAGTACCTGGACACCGAGAAGTTCCAGCTGCGGCCGCGGGATTGGGCAGCAGCTGAGGCGGAGGGACGCTCGCTGGCGCCGTACCTCACTCTGTTGAACAACATCCGCCGCCGCCACCCGTCACTGCAGCAACTGCGCAACCTCTCCCTGCACACGGTCGACGACGAAGCGATCATGTGCTACTCGAAGCGCTCCACGGCGCCGGACGGGCACACCGACACGGTGATCGTCGTGGTCAACACCGACCCACATTCGGTCCGCGAGTCGATGGTCCACCTCGACATGGCCGCGCTCGGCATGCGGCCCGAGGACACCTTCACGGTGTACGACGAAATCAGCGGCGCGACCTGGCGCTGGGGCCAACAGAACTACATCAAACTCGACCCGAACGGCGAGCCCGCCCACATCCTCGCCGTACGCCGCGGACAGGCCTAA
- a CDS encoding threonine synthase has translation MTSFSALSHLECPRCGATHDADQIIGLCPCGSPLLARYDLPSVTVAPAALADRAPNLWRYHELLPVRSPENVVTLGEGMTPLLPLPRYGAELGVDRLLMKDEGLIPTGTFKARGAAVGVSRAYEVGVRKIAMPTNGNAGSAWAAYAARAGMEALIAMPIAAPEICRREVTVVGGRLQLIDGLIGDAAAYVREQPGYFDASTLKEPYRIEGKKTMGLEIAEQLNWQLPDVIVYPTGGGVGIIGIWKGLLELRELGWISGPLPRLVAVQSTGCAPIVRAWEKGLPESEPWPDARTVAFGITVPKALGDFLVLQAIAETDGCAVAVDDEDILAEQHQLAHLEGSFICPEGAANFAAIRTLRESGWIRADDQVVALNTGAGLKYPETVPL, from the coding sequence GTGACCTCTTTCTCTGCGCTGAGTCATCTCGAATGCCCTCGTTGTGGAGCGACCCACGACGCCGACCAGATCATCGGGCTGTGTCCCTGCGGATCGCCGCTGCTCGCGCGGTACGACCTGCCGTCCGTGACGGTGGCGCCGGCCGCGTTGGCTGATCGGGCACCGAACCTGTGGCGGTACCACGAGCTGCTGCCAGTGCGCTCGCCCGAGAACGTGGTGACGCTGGGGGAGGGGATGACGCCGCTGCTCCCGTTGCCGCGGTACGGCGCTGAGCTCGGGGTGGATCGCCTGCTGATGAAGGACGAGGGGCTGATCCCGACCGGTACGTTCAAGGCGCGCGGCGCCGCGGTCGGGGTGTCGCGCGCGTACGAGGTCGGCGTACGGAAGATCGCGATGCCGACGAACGGGAACGCCGGCTCCGCGTGGGCCGCGTACGCCGCGCGCGCCGGGATGGAGGCGCTGATCGCGATGCCGATCGCGGCGCCCGAGATCTGCCGGCGCGAGGTGACCGTGGTGGGTGGTCGGCTGCAGTTGATCGACGGGTTGATCGGGGACGCGGCGGCGTATGTGCGGGAACAGCCCGGGTACTTCGACGCGTCGACGCTGAAGGAGCCGTACCGCATCGAGGGCAAGAAGACGATGGGGCTGGAGATCGCGGAGCAGCTGAACTGGCAACTGCCGGACGTGATCGTCTACCCGACCGGTGGCGGTGTCGGCATCATCGGCATCTGGAAAGGACTTCTCGAGCTGCGCGAACTCGGCTGGATCTCCGGTCCGTTGCCGCGGTTGGTCGCTGTGCAGTCGACCGGCTGTGCGCCGATCGTGCGCGCATGGGAGAAGGGCCTGCCGGAAAGCGAGCCCTGGCCGGACGCTCGAACGGTTGCCTTCGGCATCACCGTCCCCAAGGCGCTGGGCGATTTCCTCGTCCTACAAGCGATCGCCGAGACCGACGGCTGCGCAGTCGCCGTCGACGACGAAGACATCCTCGCCGAACAACACCAACTCGCCCACCTGGAAGGCTCCTTCATCTGCCCCGAAGGCGCCGCCAACTTCGCCGCCATCCGCACCCTACGAGAGTCCGGCTGGATCCGAGCCGACGACCAGGTAGTCGCCCTCAACACCGGCGCCGGCCTGAAATACCCCGAAACCGTCCCGCTCTAG
- a CDS encoding winged helix-turn-helix domain-containing protein, with amino-acid sequence MVTARIDLTTTGPDDEPFPLLIAVAASTEQRVRLAELVDDVAPLLLVSSLDELRRLLVPAHQPPPTAPEQPEPPEPDAVDAAAVRSTGEEPDADVLTIDRARSVARWRDREIQLTELEHDLLTRLMSAPLRVWSYDALHQTVWRDLNDRGTADVHSVVKRLRRKLDELGTTVTIDAVRGIGFRLTDHQRPMITDLRAG; translated from the coding sequence ATGGTCACCGCCCGTATAGACCTGACCACTACCGGACCTGATGACGAGCCGTTCCCGCTGCTGATCGCGGTCGCGGCCTCTACCGAGCAGCGCGTCCGTCTGGCCGAGCTCGTCGACGACGTCGCGCCGTTGCTGCTGGTCTCCAGCCTCGACGAACTGCGCAGGCTGCTGGTTCCTGCCCACCAGCCCCCGCCCACCGCGCCCGAACAGCCCGAACCGCCGGAGCCCGATGCGGTCGATGCCGCCGCGGTCCGGAGTACGGGTGAGGAGCCGGACGCCGACGTACTCACCATCGACCGGGCCCGCTCGGTCGCGCGCTGGCGTGACCGCGAGATCCAGCTGACCGAGCTCGAGCACGACCTGCTCACCCGGCTGATGTCGGCCCCGCTGCGGGTCTGGTCGTACGACGCGTTGCACCAGACCGTCTGGCGCGACCTCAACGACCGCGGCACGGCCGACGTCCACTCGGTGGTGAAGCGCCTGCGCCGCAAACTCGACGAACTCGGTACGACGGTCACCATCGACGCCGTCCGCGGGATCGGCTTCCGTCTCACCGATCACCAACGCCCGATGATCACCGATCTGCGCGCGGGGTAG
- a CDS encoding SDR family NAD(P)-dependent oxidoreductase, whose translation MSTLSKTLTGRTVLVTGGSRGIGAEIARECAREGAHVVITYQKSRERAEAVVAELTDLGAKALAVQADQAVPHEASTAVEKAAEFFGGQIDVLVNSAGIAVVGTVDQMDLELQEGIQRMMATNVMGTIVTTRSASRFLTDGGRVILVGSTVAHHVPVPGVAEYAASKAAIDQLGRGWARDFGSRGITVNVVQPGATDTDMNPADGPNAAPQAAMTALGRMGTPGDVAKAVVFLAGEKAAYITGALLTVDGGASI comes from the coding sequence ATGTCTACGTTGTCCAAGACTCTGACAGGACGCACAGTGCTCGTGACCGGAGGGTCACGGGGTATCGGTGCGGAGATCGCGCGTGAATGCGCCCGCGAAGGCGCGCATGTCGTGATCACCTACCAGAAGTCGCGCGAGCGGGCCGAGGCCGTTGTCGCCGAACTGACCGACCTCGGCGCGAAGGCGCTCGCCGTACAGGCGGATCAGGCCGTTCCGCACGAGGCGTCGACCGCGGTGGAGAAGGCCGCCGAATTCTTCGGGGGTCAGATCGATGTACTGGTGAACTCGGCCGGCATCGCCGTCGTGGGCACCGTCGACCAGATGGACCTCGAACTCCAGGAAGGGATTCAGCGGATGATGGCCACCAATGTGATGGGAACCATCGTCACCACACGCTCCGCGTCGCGCTTTCTGACCGACGGCGGGCGCGTCATCCTGGTGGGAAGCACTGTCGCCCACCACGTCCCCGTCCCCGGTGTCGCCGAATACGCGGCGAGCAAGGCGGCGATCGATCAGCTCGGCCGGGGGTGGGCGCGCGACTTCGGCTCCCGGGGCATCACCGTCAATGTCGTACAGCCCGGGGCCACCGACACGGACATGAATCCCGCGGACGGACCGAACGCGGCCCCCCAGGCAGCCATGACCGCACTCGGACGCATGGGCACCCCCGGCGACGTCGCCAAGGCGGTCGTGTTCCTCGCCGGTGAGAAGGCCGCCTACATCACCGGCGCGCTGCTGACCGTGGACGGGGGAGCCAGCATCTGA